One segment of Leuconostoc lactis DNA contains the following:
- a CDS encoding serine hydrolase gives MTLRKQKRPKLKKGVRFTILMLVILSGILVYQAVGKGFLESLIKPVVSLSEQLTHQPDSELKQQWQDILTDQDANVNIAVYNHKTDQTTAFSNNTSATYYTASIIKVAVLANLLNNHEDNNTSLSANEQTLAQDMITLSDNEATTTLLNTYQGGYTAPNRLFNQLGMTHTKMSTAAWGLSTTTAADQIKLLNALAYGTKSPLDQADRNYVLQLMANVAPDQAWGMSSELADNAQVELKNGWLALDNGWVVNTIGHVKTKNSNYTIAVLTNGNATKDQGIDLIESLAAVTAKQLNAD, from the coding sequence ATGACCCTCCGTAAGCAAAAAAGACCCAAGTTAAAAAAAGGTGTCCGATTCACCATTCTCATGCTAGTCATCCTAAGTGGTATCCTGGTTTATCAGGCTGTTGGTAAAGGATTCCTTGAATCATTGATCAAACCCGTTGTCTCGTTGTCTGAACAATTAACGCACCAACCAGACTCTGAATTAAAGCAGCAATGGCAAGATATCCTCACAGATCAAGACGCTAACGTTAACATTGCAGTCTATAACCACAAAACTGACCAGACCACCGCTTTCAGCAATAACACGTCCGCAACCTATTACACCGCTAGTATCATTAAAGTGGCTGTTTTGGCTAACTTATTAAATAACCACGAAGACAACAACACCTCATTGTCCGCTAATGAGCAAACCCTTGCGCAAGACATGATCACCTTATCTGACAATGAGGCCACGACCACTTTATTAAATACTTATCAAGGTGGTTACACAGCGCCCAATCGCCTTTTTAATCAACTCGGCATGACCCATACCAAAATGAGCACGGCTGCTTGGGGACTATCAACGACAACTGCAGCCGATCAAATCAAATTATTAAATGCATTGGCTTATGGCACCAAATCCCCACTCGATCAAGCAGATCGCAATTATGTCTTGCAACTCATGGCAAATGTCGCCCCCGACCAAGCTTGGGGCATGAGTAGCGAACTCGCTGACAATGCACAAGTTGAACTTAAAAATGGCTGGTTGGCACTCGATAACGGTTGGGTGGTGAATACAATTGGACACGTCAAAACCAAGAATAGTAACTATACCATTGCTGTCTTAACAAACGGCAACGCTACCAAAGATCAAGGCATTGATTTAATTGAATCCCTAGCGGCGGTTACGGCAAAGCAATTAAATGCCGATTAA
- a CDS encoding GNAT family N-acetyltransferase, with protein MTKRVGRLTAVDITAAAQLYQTVFSQAPWFETHALSDVSQYISRLLAMNTNRCYAIWEAKQLIGVALGFSKPWHRGVEYQLLDLFVAADQQKKGVGTLLLEMIKADLSAADIPHIILETEEGTPAEQFYYHNGFTLQPDQRALTLVSTTAR; from the coding sequence ATGACAAAACGAGTTGGACGCTTAACTGCGGTAGATATCACAGCTGCTGCGCAATTATATCAAACGGTATTTTCCCAAGCACCATGGTTTGAAACGCATGCTTTATCTGACGTGAGCCAATATATCTCACGCTTACTGGCAATGAACACTAATCGTTGCTATGCAATTTGGGAAGCAAAACAACTTATCGGGGTGGCCTTAGGCTTTTCTAAGCCGTGGCATCGTGGGGTAGAATACCAGTTATTAGACTTATTTGTAGCTGCTGATCAACAAAAAAAGGGTGTCGGCACCCTTTTGCTTGAAATGATTAAAGCCGATTTATCAGCGGCCGATATCCCGCATATCATATTAGAAACTGAAGAGGGGACACCAGCTGAACAATTTTATTATCACAATGGTTTCACATTGCAACCCGACCAACGTGCGTTGACGTTGGTCAGTACGACAGCACGTTAA
- a CDS encoding acetyl-CoA carboxylase carboxyltransferase subunit beta, giving the protein MDLYDNQKSTAKIKRDASVNERIPDGLFLACPYCGVQMYNKQLGPFRVCAHCGYGFRLQAQERVDLLTQSFEEMDADIEMTTPEFPGYADKLARAKSQTGLGESVLTGVATIENEKVALGVMDSYFMMGSLGSMTGEKITRLFEYATDKKLPVVLFTASGGARMQEGINSLMQMAKVSAAVAAHQEAGLLYLVVLTDPTTGGVTASFAMQGDITLAEPHALVGFAGARVIESTIHEKLPKDFQRVETLLENGFVDQIVPRPELGPIIAKLVRLHRVSEV; this is encoded by the coding sequence ATGGATTTATACGATAATCAAAAATCAACCGCTAAAATTAAGCGGGATGCATCAGTCAATGAACGCATCCCAGATGGGCTTTTCTTAGCTTGCCCTTATTGCGGTGTTCAAATGTATAATAAACAATTGGGGCCGTTTCGTGTGTGTGCGCACTGTGGCTATGGTTTCCGTTTACAAGCGCAAGAACGCGTCGACTTGCTCACGCAATCATTTGAAGAAATGGATGCCGACATTGAAATGACAACACCGGAATTTCCTGGTTATGCGGATAAACTAGCGCGTGCGAAATCACAAACAGGTTTAGGCGAATCTGTATTGACCGGGGTGGCCACGATTGAAAATGAAAAAGTGGCACTAGGGGTCATGGATTCTTATTTCATGATGGGGTCATTGGGATCAATGACTGGTGAAAAAATCACCCGTTTGTTTGAATACGCGACGGATAAAAAGTTACCAGTGGTATTATTCACGGCCTCTGGTGGCGCGCGCATGCAAGAAGGCATTAATTCTTTGATGCAAATGGCCAAAGTGTCAGCGGCAGTGGCGGCACATCAAGAAGCAGGCCTACTTTATTTGGTCGTACTGACAGATCCAACAACGGGTGGGGTAACGGCTAGTTTCGCCATGCAAGGAGATATTACGTTAGCTGAACCGCATGCTTTAGTTGGCTTTGCTGGTGCGCGCGTGATTGAATCAACAATTCATGAGAAACTACCAAAGGACTTTCAGCGTGTCGAAACGTTATTAGAAAATGGCTTTGTTGATCAAATCGTGCCCCGACCTGAACTTGGGCCAATCATTGCTAAGTTGGTGAGGTTACATCGGGTGTCGGAGGTATAA
- the accA gene encoding carboxyltransferase subunit alpha: protein MAVNIGLKLFKHELTPAEVVKKSREDRFLAREIIDGIFTDFVELHGDRLSGDDMSVIGGIAALNGKPVTVIAIDKGVDIQDKLSKRNGSPEPWGYRKAQRLMQQANKFHRPIVTFINTPGAFPGKTAEAQGQGEAIAKSILESMKLTVPMIAIIYGEGGSGGALALATSDQVWMFQNATYSILSPEGFASILWKDSKRADEAAAVMGITAKDLLEKGVIEYIIPESRNHPRVFNLIRQRLDDEFARLNGLTPEELLKQRRARFRAF from the coding sequence ATGGCAGTCAATATTGGATTAAAATTATTTAAGCATGAATTAACGCCAGCCGAAGTGGTGAAAAAGTCACGCGAAGATCGCTTTTTGGCGCGTGAAATTATTGATGGTATTTTTACGGATTTTGTTGAACTGCATGGCGATCGTTTGAGTGGGGATGACATGTCGGTGATTGGCGGCATTGCGGCCTTAAATGGCAAGCCAGTGACTGTTATTGCCATTGATAAGGGTGTTGATATTCAAGATAAGTTGAGCAAACGCAATGGCTCGCCTGAACCATGGGGCTATCGCAAAGCACAACGCTTGATGCAACAGGCCAACAAGTTTCATCGCCCAATTGTGACGTTTATTAACACGCCAGGGGCATTTCCAGGTAAAACGGCGGAAGCGCAAGGCCAAGGCGAAGCGATTGCCAAGTCCATTTTAGAATCTATGAAATTGACGGTGCCAATGATCGCCATTATTTATGGTGAAGGTGGTTCTGGTGGCGCTTTGGCATTGGCGACGAGTGATCAAGTCTGGATGTTCCAAAACGCGACGTATTCCATTTTGTCACCGGAAGGTTTTGCATCTATTTTATGGAAAGATAGTAAGCGTGCCGATGAGGCCGCTGCTGTCATGGGCATCACGGCTAAGGATCTTTTGGAAAAGGGTGTGATTGAATATATTATTCCCGAATCACGCAATCATCCGCGTGTCTTTAATTTGATTCGTCAGCGGTTAGATGATGAATTTGCTCGGTTAAATGGGTTAACGCCAGAAGAATTACTTAAGCAAAGACGTGCACGTTTTAGAGCGTTTTAA
- a CDS encoding cold-shock protein — protein sequence METGTVKWFNGDKGFGFITRENGDDVFAHFSAIQSNGFKTLDEGQSVTFDVESGDRGLQATNIVKA from the coding sequence ATGGAAACAGGCACAGTAAAGTGGTTTAATGGCGACAAGGGTTTTGGATTTATCACACGTGAAAATGGTGATGATGTCTTTGCTCACTTCTCAGCTATTCAAAGCAATGGCTTCAAAACACTTGATGAAGGTCAATCAGTGACTTTCGATGTTGAAAGTGGCGATCGCGGTTTGCAAGCCACTAATATCGTTAAAGCTTAA
- a CDS encoding TVP38/TMEM64 family protein — MKKKTIVSILVGAITIILLLLLTKNLYPDVLSLINPHTPAADIRAQIRSHGITTAFLLTATLALFCLIPGVPTSMVGVLIGVYFGPAIGILLNIIGTFTGNSLSFILISHFKILSKPHTKNRWVRFISSAKHPAIILTISYMIPIIPMFIVNYTANKLKLPDKVTYLSMFIGSIPSAVLLSVGGDAIFRGHSTPELKVVLAVLAVGIIAVILLRLKKRQQQTLS; from the coding sequence GTGAAAAAAAAGACTATAGTCAGTATTTTAGTTGGTGCCATCACAATCATTTTGTTATTGTTATTAACTAAAAATCTATATCCTGACGTTCTCTCATTAATTAACCCCCATACGCCTGCGGCAGACATTCGTGCGCAAATTCGTTCACATGGTATTACTACGGCCTTTCTATTAACTGCTACCTTGGCACTTTTCTGTCTGATTCCTGGTGTGCCAACATCAATGGTCGGCGTTTTAATCGGTGTCTATTTTGGTCCCGCCATTGGTATTTTATTAAATATCATCGGTACCTTTACTGGTAATAGTTTATCTTTTATTCTCATCAGCCATTTTAAGATTCTATCTAAGCCACATACGAAAAACCGATGGGTACGATTCATCTCTTCCGCTAAACATCCCGCAATCATTTTAACGATTTCATATATGATCCCCATCATCCCGATGTTTATCGTGAATTACACCGCTAATAAGCTTAAATTGCCTGATAAAGTAACCTATTTATCAATGTTTATCGGCAGCATCCCCTCTGCGGTGTTACTCAGTGTTGGTGGCGATGCCATCTTCCGTGGTCACAGTACACCAGAACTAAAAGTCGTCTTAGCTGTGCTCGCTGTCGGCATTATTGCCGTTATCCTGTTACGTCTCAAGAAGCGTCAGCAGCAAACACTGTCGTAA
- a CDS encoding TetR/AcrR family transcriptional regulator: MHNPSTQDKSVGRPRSEAAKTAIIQATISLLETVPFSNLTIEAIAKQSGVSKATIYRWWPNKEALLFAAFLHVTTVDVNFDPALSIADNFRQVIGDLVVILNQPLGRALITVLIDQPDRVTAFQTTFFEVKRCAAKQLLTAGQAQHVIKPDIDLDKALDMLFGAVYLRVFLYTEVVDTDYIDAVIAAFMQGIRQD, from the coding sequence ATGCATAATCCCAGTACACAAGATAAATCAGTCGGCCGCCCACGTAGCGAAGCGGCCAAAACAGCCATTATCCAAGCGACCATATCATTATTAGAGACGGTGCCGTTTTCGAACTTGACGATTGAAGCCATTGCGAAACAATCAGGTGTGAGTAAAGCAACAATTTATCGTTGGTGGCCAAATAAGGAAGCCTTACTCTTTGCGGCCTTTTTACACGTCACCACAGTTGACGTTAATTTTGATCCAGCATTATCAATTGCGGATAACTTCCGCCAAGTGATTGGGGACCTTGTGGTCATCTTAAATCAGCCACTTGGTCGCGCCTTAATTACCGTTTTAATTGATCAACCTGACCGCGTGACTGCTTTTCAAACGACATTTTTTGAAGTCAAACGCTGCGCAGCAAAGCAACTCTTAACAGCTGGTCAAGCGCAGCACGTGATTAAGCCTGATATTGATCTGGATAAGGCATTGGATATGTTATTTGGCGCAGTTTATCTGAGAGTATTTTTGTATACAGAGGTTGTAGATACGGACTATATTGATGCAGTGATTGCCGCATTTATGCAAGGCATTCGACAGGATTAA